From Leishmania infantum JPCM5 genome chromosome 15, a single genomic window includes:
- a CDS encoding actin-related protein 3, putative arp3: protein MACSSCAASVVVCDIGTSTTRLGYAGNAEPTFALPTVCAWRDRMSAETFAVGDAAATMVGPGVQRRRPLEHGLVVDWDVMEEYWRHLFNRYACVEPQDVGVLLTEAAVTPYEQREMTAEIMFESFGVPRLCIGSQALFVLSSVGDGCDTAVVVESGAGVTQVVPIVAGYAVAGAARRFPVAGRDITQYVLKSLREHERGIEAEQALEVAERVKTRYGYTADDIARELARAESSLPSYVIHHTELHSRTGAPYSIDVGYERFLAPETMFQPDLLAAPSALTASACGGLPAVIDSVVWSCPMDGRRPLYANVIVSGGNTRFAHFAKRLYHGLQRALDERSVGVGPAPGSTLGRQVKYEVNVRDHSQATHAVWRGASAFAASPEYATAAVAREAYMECGASVMRQHRV, encoded by the coding sequence ATGgcgtgcagctcctgcgccgcttcggtggtggtgtgcgaCATCGGCACGAGCACCACTCGTCTCGGCTACGCTGGCAACGCTGAGCCAACGTTTGCGTTGCCCACCGTATGTGCGTGGCGGGACCGCATGTCCGCTGAAACGTTCGCAGTTGGGGACGCAGCTGCCACGATGGTGGGGCCCggagtgcagcggcgcagaccGCTAGAGCACGGGCTGGTGGTGGACTGGGATGTGATGGAGGAGTACTGGCGCCACCTCTTCAACCGCTACGCCTGCGTCGAGCCGCAAGATGTCGGTGTGCTGCTGACCGAGGCGGCCGTCACCCCGTACGAGCAGCGAGAGATGACAGCGGAGATTATGTTCGAGAGTTTCGGGGTGCCGCGACTGTGCATCGGCTCGCAGGCGCTCTTCGTGCTCAGCAGCGTTGGCGACGGGTGCGACACagctgtggtggtggagagcggcgctggcgtaACGCAGGTGGTGCCCATTGTGGCGGGTTACGCCGtggccggcgcggcgcgtcGTTTTCCTGTGGCGGGCCGGGACATCACGCAGTATGTTCTGAAGAGCCTGCGGGAGCACGAGCGGGGTATCGAGGCTGAGCAAGCGCTagaggtggcggagcgggTGAAAACGCGCTACGGCTACACGGCAGATGACATCGCGCGCGAGCTTGCGCGGGCGGAATCGAGCTTGCCTTCCTACGTGATCCATCACACGGAGCTACACTCGCGCACTGGGGCCCCATACTCTATCGACGTGGGCTACGAGAGATTCCTCGCACCGGAGACGATGTTTCAGCCTGATTTGCTCGCTGCACCGTCGGCTctcaccgcctccgcgtgCGGCGGCCTACCCGCCGTGATCGACTCTGTTGTGTGGTCCTGCCCGATGGACGGCAGGCGGCCGCTGTACGCGAATGTCATCGTCTCTGGCGGCAACACGCGTTTCGCTCACTTTGCGAAGCGCCTGTATCACGGGCTGCAGCGTGCCTTGGATGAGCGTTCCGTCGGCGTCGGGCCCGCCCCGGGCAGCACTCTGGGCCGACAAGTCAAGTACGAGGTGAACGTGCGCGATCATTCACAGGCAACGCATGCCGTGTGGAGAGGGGccagcgccttcgccgccagCCCAGAGTatgcgacggcagccgtcgCGCGAGAGGCGTACATGGAGTGTGGCGCCTCCGTgatgcgccagcaccgcgtcTAG
- a CDS encoding putative nucleolar RNA binding protein: MVYALLELPAGVALFKVDGERRKLKALLHFKSTADALETTAQLVNGELSKPVRKFLKKNYLEKEVSEELAVADAKLAKAIKEKLAIPCVSGEDTLPTFRALKQNIDSLLEDVSAEQLNQTALGLAHNLNRYKLKFSPDKVDMMVVQAVSLLEDLDKEINKYAMRAREWYGWHFPELGKTVNDNVAYCKIVLAMKTRFNARDTDFSDFLEEETEQRVKEAAMVSMGTEIAEEDIENISRLCNEVVAASKYREQLSTYLSSRMQTIAPNLTTMVGEQIGARLIQKAGSLLTLAKYPSSTVQILGAEKALFRALKQRQATPKYGILYNASVVAKAAPAQKGTMSRVLAAKASLSARIDSFGEGDNTPALEYRSKVENRLKAFEEGITYGKSGNARGAGAGLEQRGSYGDSQGNGFKRPRMNTSGFNSDRGGRGGGGGFKRSRPENGGY, encoded by the coding sequence ATGGTGTACGCACTGCTGGAGCTGCCCGCTGGCGTGGCGCTGTTCAAAGTGGACGGCGAGAGGCGTAAgctgaaggcgctgctgcattTCAAGAGCACCGCCGATGCGCTcgagacgacggcgcagctcgtgAACGGTGAGCTGTCGAAGCCGGTGCGCAAGTTCCTGAAGAAGAACTAcctggagaaggaggtgtccgaggagctggcggtgGCCGATGCGAAGCTGGCCAAGGCTATCAAGGAGAAACTCGCCATCCCGTGTGTGTCCGGCGAAGACACGCTCCCAACCTTCCGTGCGCTTAAGCAGAACATCGACAGCCTCCTCGAGGACGTctcggcggagcagctgaaCCAGACGGCGCTCGGTCTGGCACACAACCTCAACCGGTACAAGCTGAAATTCTCCCCTGATAAGGTGGATATGATGGTTGTGCAGGCGGTGTCGCTCCTCGAGGACCTTGACAAGGAGATCAACAAGTACgccatgcgcgcgcgcgagtggTACGGCTGGCACTTCCCCGAGCTGGGCAAGACCGTGAATGACAACGTGGCTTACTGCAAGATCGTCCTGGCCATGAAGACGCGCTTCAACGCCCGCGATACGGACTTCTCCGACTTtctcgaggaggagacggagcAGAGagtgaaggaggcggcgatggtgtcAATGGGCACGGAGAttgcggaggaggacatcGAGAACATCTCGCGGCTGTGCAACGAGGTCGTCGCGGCCTCGAAGTACCGCGAGCAGCTCTCCACCTACCTCTCCTCCCGCATGCAGACCATCGCGCCGAACCTGACAACGATGGTGGGGGAACAGATTGGTGCCCGACTCATCCAGAAAGCCGGCTCGCTACTGACGCTTGCCAAGTACCCCTCCTCGACGGTGCAGATCCTCGGCGCTGAGAAGGCCCTCTTCCGTGCCTTGAAGCAGCGCCAGGCCACCCCCAAGTACGGCATTCTCTACAACGCCTCCGTGGTGGCCAAGGCGGCCCCGGCGCAGAAGGGCACCATGTCCCGTGTACTCGCTGCGAAGGCGTCGCTGAGCGCCCGCATCGACTCTTTCGGCGAGGGCGACAACACGCCTGCCCTAGAGTACCGCAGCAAGGTGGAGAACCGCCTCAAGGCTTTTGAGGAGGGCATCACGTATGGCAAGAGTGGCAAcgcccgcggcgccggcgccggcttGGAGCAGCGCGGTAGCTATGGCGACAGCCAAGGCAACGGCTTCAAGCGCCCGCGCATGAACACTAGCGGCTTCAACAGCGACcgcggcggtcgcggcggcggcggcggcttcaaGCGCTCGCGCCCAGAAAACGGTGGCTACTAG
- a CDS encoding putative mismatch repair protein MSH3, whose product MSKRGRQNDQEDVAHAIEVLCCRSAVKGETEGVSLTPLEQQVVALKESISPHVILMVACGYRVKFYGSDSRAVSRRVGIMCIPGQPFEYSSFPYTRVDLYVHRLVAMGYHVGFADQESAAMRAADGLKSGLFTRSVSQLYSRGTLLPTERVTNGGGNGCGPGDASKVPAEESCAGAGEAEEGDGTGFSWPPPHAPPSSDAGASELFLCFIDAGCCGGTRGTNDADDAPTAARPPLSVVLVSFVTQRCLRFDVRGALELEDVTQRYDIAEVIVLAAESPSRARGGRDVPLQRTTACFLKALPEVYATALRQGLPLNFGPTANGEEDGKNVSVSGYVYAAGQSIDAAIEAYLKPYRLDQVYRSLCARGSSTEEALRENEEGAAAAAPPAHDGASTDARLRCLHLPGPTLRALDVFHSSVGLRGSLVGLLDHSVTPCGSRCLRRWLAAPLCERASIVARQEVLAYLMACKDDGQIEDLLHECARQGDVEAVVSKLYAERCQVVEFVRLLRMVRSVSVLAAQLCDREGDAGLSSSRPPPLLTQLLASVHGPAVARLLERHAALLRTTATTPLEYFTEGGRAVPDALLPHLKARQKAEAALQAELEAARKVLGLPGLEYRAICGTPFLLDVPACKCARVPSDWVVQTRTKTNVRYHTPIITEQHIALTAATERLSLAATAAWWQHQRDTVADVEVMRVLTGVVEAIASLDALRSLALVSQQPGYVMPALVALPECARQSSTSASSPVVLTIRQGRHPILDRLLPHGYVSCDVQLRAGGAWLLTGPNMGGKSALMRMVGTFVVLAQIGCGVPADAAELPVFEGIYCRMGASDSILEGASTFLSEMDETSRILRAPQLPHSLVLMDELGRGTSSFDGAAVAAATLEYLLDRRATTVFVTHYCYLCDPYVAQRITGSGENEERRMDADEARDVTCYYMGFKESGPNPLVGHGMKPPLVFTYKPCRGVTPSSFGVAIGREAGLPSGVTDTASRLSAEAEQQHRVKQDLYEVRRFLSS is encoded by the coding sequence ATGAGCAAACGTGGACGGCAGAATGATCAGGAAGACGTCGCGCACGCCATCGAGGTTTTATGCTGTCGATCAGCTGTAAAAGGGGAGACCGAGGGCGTTAGCCTGACCCCCCTCGAGCAACAGGTAGTGGCACTGAAAGAATCCATCTCGCCGCATGTGATCTTGATGGTCGCTTGCGGTTATCGTGTAAAATTCTACGGCTCCGACAGCCGCGCTGTCagccgccgcgtcggcatCATGTGTATTCCAGGGCAACCCTTCGAGTACAGCAGTTTCCCGTACACCCGCGTGGACCTCTACGTGCACCGGCTTGTGGCTATGGGGTACCACGTCGGCTTTGCTGATCAGGAGTCGGCGGCTATGCGGGCAGCGGACGGGCTCAAGAGCGGCCTCTTCACCCGCAGTGTGTCGCAGCTGTATAGCCGCGGtaccctcctccccacgGAACGCGTCACTAACGGCGGTGGCAACGGCTGCGGCCCCGGGGATGCCTCCAAAGTCCCAGCAGAGGAGAGCTGCGCCGGAGCGGGAGAAGCCGAGGAGGGGGATGGCACCGGCTTCAGCtggccaccaccgcacgcgcCTCCTTCGTCAGACGCAGGCGCGTCAGAGCTCTTCCTGTGTTTCATAGatgccggctgctgcggtggtaCGCGCGGCACCAACGACGCTGACGACGCacccacagcagcgcggccgccgctctcggtggtgctggtgagCTTCGTgacgcagcggtgcctgcgcTTCGACGTTCGAGGCGCTCTCGAGCTGGAGGATGTCACGCAGCGGTACGACATCGCCGAGGTGATTGTGCTGGCGGCAGAGTCCCCATCgagagcgcgcggcggccgcgacgtGCCGCTTCAACGCACGACAGCATGCTTTTTGAAGGCTCTGCCGGAGGTGTACGCCACGGCTCTGCGCCAGGGGCTGCCACTCAACTTCGGACCGACGGCGAacggggaggaggatggcAAGAACGTCAGCGTCTCTGGCTACGTCTATGCCGCAGGGCAGAGCATCGACGCTGCCATTGAGGCGTATCTGAAGCCGTACAGGCTGGACCAGGTGTACCGgtcgctgtgcgcgcgcggaaGCTCAACTGAAGAGGCGCTCCGCGAAAACGAagaaggagcggcagcggcggcacctccagCGCACGACGGCGCGAGCACAGACGCGCGGCTCCGCTGCCTACACCTACCCGGTCCGACGCTGCGCGCGTTGGACGTTTTTCACAGCAGTGTAGGACTCCGCGGCTCCTTGGTCGGGCTGCTCGACCACAGCGTCACACCGTGTGGGTCACGGTGTCTACGCCGGTGGCTTGCTGCACCTCTGTGCGAGCGCGCCTCCATTGTCGCCCGGCAGGAAGTACTCGCCTACCTCATGGCCTGCAAAGACGACGGCCAAATCGAGGATCTCCTTCACGAGTGCGCGCGCCAGGGGGATGTTGAAGCCGTCGTGAGCAAGCTGTATGCTGAGCGCTGCCAGGTTGTAGAGttcgtgcgcctgctgcgcatgGTAAGAAGTGTTTCAGTGCTCGCAGCGCAGCTGTGCGACAGGGAGGGCGATGCtggcctcagcagcagccgaccgccgcctcttcttaCTCAGCTGCTGGCGAGTGTACATGGCCCTGCGGTGGCGCGACTGCTCGAGAGGCATGCTGCATTGCTACGCACCACCGCGACGACACCGCTAGAGTACTTCACGGAGGGCGGTCGCGCCGTGCCGGacgcgttgctgccgcaTCTGAAGGCCAGGCAGAAGGCGGAGGCTGCCctgcaggcggagctggaggcagcgCGAAAGGTGCTAGGCTTGCCGGGGCTCGAGTATCGCGCCATCTGCGGAACTCCCTTTCTACTCGACGTGCCGGCCTGcaagtgcgcgcgcgtgccgtcGGACTGGGTGGTGCAGACACGCACGAAGACGAATGTGCGATACCACACGCCGATTATCACAGAGCAGCACATTGCcctgacggcggcgacggagcggctgtcgctggcggccaccgcggctTGGTGGCAGCACCAACGTGACACCGTCGCTGACGTAGAAGTGATGCGGGTGCTGACGGGCGTAGTGGAGGCCATCGCATCACTGGACGCTCTCCGCTCCCTGGCGTTGGTGTCCCAGCAGCCGGGTTACGTAATGCCAGCGCTCGTGGCGCTACCAGAGTGTGCGCGGCAGTCTTCtacgtcggcgtcgtcgcccgTGGTGCTCACCATTCGGCAGGGCCGCCACCCCATCCTCGATCGGCTTCTCCCTCACGGCTACGTCAGCTGCgatgtgcagctgcgcgcagGCGGGGCGTGGCTGCTGACGGGGCCAAACATGGGCGGCAAGTCTGCTCTCATGCGCATGGTGGGTACGTTCGTCGTGCTGGCGCAAATAGGCTGCGGCGTGCCGGCCgacgcagcggagctgccggTGTTCGAGGGCATATATTGCCGCATGGGCGCTAGCGACTCCATCCTCGAAGGGGCCTCCACCTTTCTCTCTGAGATGGACGAGACAAGTCGCATCCTGCGCGCCCCACAGCTGCCCCATTCGCTCGTTCTGATGGACGAGCTGGGGCGCGGCACAAGCAGCTtcgacggtgctgccgttgccgccgcgacgctgGAGTACTTGCTAGACCGTCGAGCCACTACCGTGTTCGTGACGCACTACTGCTATCTGTGCGATCCCTACGTGGCGCAGAGGatcaccggcagcggcgaaaATGAAGAGAGGCGGATGGACGCCGACGAAGCTCGCGACGTGACGTGCTACTACATGGGCTTCAAGGAGTCAGGCCCAAACCCACTCGTTGGCCATGGCATGAAGCCGCCGTTGGTCTTCACCTACAAGCCGTGCCGCGGCGTCACGCCGTCCAGCTTTGGTGTAGCCATCGGCCGCGAAGCGGGTCTGCCATCTGGGGTGACGGACACCGCCAGCCGCCTAagcgccgaggcggagcagcagcatcgcgtGAAACAGGACCTCTACGAGGTGCGTCGTTTTCTGTCTTCGTGA
- a CDS encoding putative glutaminyl-tRNA synthetase → MAGPAAAEVKEMETKRDLSILQNGRPVPGCRNTRELLEAHEKVTGGKPYFRFPPEPNGFLHIGHAKSMNLNFGSARAHGGKCYLRYDDTNPESEDQVYIDAIMEMVDWMGWKPDWVTFSSDYFDQLHTFAVQLIKDGKAYVDHSTPDELKQQREQREDSPWRNRSVEENLLLFKHMRQGRYAEGEATLRVKADMKSDNPNMRDFIAYRVKYVEHPHIKDKWCIYPSYDFTHCLIDSLEDIDYSLCTLEFETRRESYFWLLNELNLWRPYVWEFSRLNVTGSLLSKRKINVLVRKGIVRGFDDPRLLTLAGMRRRGYTPAAINRFCELVGITRSMNVIQISMLENTLREDLDERCERRLMVIDPIKVVVDNWKGERIFECPNHPRKPELGSRALTFTDTFYVDRSDFHTDDDNSKFYGLAPGPRVVGLKYSGNVVCKSFEVDAKGQPMVIHVDIDFERKDKPKTNISWVSATACTPVEVRLYNALLKDDRAAIDPEFLKFIDEKSEVVSHGYAEKGVENFKHFESVQAERFGYFVVDPDTTADHLVMNRVLGLREDKSKATVAEPVPAKRK, encoded by the coding sequence ATGGCGGGaccggcagctgcagaagtgAAAGAAATGGAGACGAAGCGCGACCTGTCGATCCTGCAGAACGGCCGTCCCGTCCCGGGGTGCCGGAACACGCGCGAGCTGCTCGAGGCGCACGAGAAGGTCACCGGCGGGAAGCCGTACTTCCGCTTCCCCCCGGAGCCGAATGGCTTCCTGCACATTGGCCATGCCAAGAGCATGAACCTCAACTTCGgcagcgcacgtgcgcacggtGGCAAGTGCTACCTGCGCTACGACGATACGAACCCTGAGTCGGAGGATCAGGTCTACATTGACGCTATCATGGAGATGGTGGACTGGATGGGGTGGAAACCGGACTGGGtcaccttctcctccgaCTACTTCGACCAGCTGCACACCTTCGCCGTGCAGCTCATCAAGGATGGGAAGGCCTACGTCGATCACAGCACGCCAGACgagctgaagcagcagcgggagcagcgcgaggacAGCCCATGGCGCAACCGCAGCGTCGAGGAGAATCTGCTCCTCTTCAAGCACATGCGCCAGGGCCGCTACGCCGAGGGCGAGGCGACGCTTCGCGTGAAGGCCGATATGAAGAGCGACAACCCGAACATGCGCGACTTCATTGCGTACCGCGTCAAGTACGTCGAGCACCCGCACATCAAGGACAAGTGGTGCATCTACCCAAGCTACGACTTCACCCACTGCCTCATTGACTCGCTCGAGGACATCGACTACAGCCTGTGCACGCTGGAGTTCGAGACGCGCCGCGAGAGCTACTTCTGGCTGCTGAACGAGCTCAACCTGTGGCGTCCGTACGTGTGGGAGTTCAGCCGCCTCAACGTGACGGGCTCGCTGCTCTCGAAACGCAAGATCAACGTGCTGGTGCGCAAGGGCATTGTCCGCGGGTTTGACGACCCCCGCCTGCTCACCCTTGCTGGCATGCGTCGCCGCGGGTACACTCCGGCCGCCATTAACCGCTTCTGCGAGCTGGTTGGTATCACCCGCTCCATGAATGTAATTCAGATCAGCATGCTGGAGAACACCCTGCGCGAGGACCTCGACGAGCGCTGCGAGCGCCGGCTGATGGTGATTGACCCAAtcaaggtggtggtggacaaCTGGAAGGGGGAGCGGATCTTCGAGTGCCCGAACCACCCGCGCAAGCCTGAGCTCGGTAGCCGCGCCTTGACATTTACGGACACCTTCTACGTCGACCGCAGTGACTTCCACACAgacgacgacaacagcaAGTTCTACGGACTCGCTCCTGGCCCACGCGTGGTGGGCCTCAAGTACTCAGGCAACGTTGTGTGCAAGAGCTTCGAGGTGGACGCCAAGGGACAGCCGATGGTGATTCATGTAGACATCGACTTCGAGCGTAAAGACAAGCCGAAGACAAATATCTCCTGGGTGAGCGCGACGGCATGTACGCCGGTGGAGGTGCGCTTGTACAACGCGCTTCTCAAGGACGACCGTGCCGCCATCGATCCCGAGTTTCTCAAGTTCATCGACGAGAAGAGCGAGGTGGTGTCGCACGGGTACGCGGAGAAGGGCGTCGAGAACTTCAAGCACTTCGAGTCGGTCCAGGCGGAACGCTTCGGGTACTTTGTCGTCGACCCTGATACGACGGCCGACCACCTCGTCATGAACCGAGTGCTGGGCCTGCGCGAGGACAAAAGCAAGGCCACCGTTGCCGAGCCGGTGCCTGCGAAGAGGaagtag
- a CDS encoding putative proliferative cell nuclear antigen (PCNA), giving the protein MLEAQVQYASLWKRLVECINGLVNEANFDCNPGGLSIQAMDSSHVALVHMLLRDDCFVKYQCERNIILGLNLASLSKVLKIVDGNDSLSLRHDDDSDVVTLTSENPERTRKCEYQLKLLEIEAESMGIPEMDYRSTVTLNSAEFAKIVRDMQVFGDTVTIAISKEGVKFSSSGDVGQGYTFLQAAGVSDRSAKSEVKSEVKAEARDEDEHEPISRRYNKAEGGNGAIGVEVAMEEPITLSFALRFMGIFAKGSTLSERVTLKFAKDSPCMVEYGIDNVGYLRYYLAPKVDDAE; this is encoded by the coding sequence ATGCTCGAGGCTCAGGTCCAGTACGCCAGCCTGTGGAAACGCCTGGTCGAGTGCATCAACGGGTTGGTGAATGAGGCAAACTTCGACTGCAACCCTGGGGGTCTGTCCATTCAGGCCATGGACTCCAGCCACGTTGCCCTCGTGcacatgctgctgcgcgacgacTGCTTTGTGAAGTACCAGTGCGAGCGCAACATTATTCTTGGCCTCAACcttgcctccctctccaagGTGCTGAAGATCGTCGACGGCAACGACAGCCTCAGTCTGCGTCATGACGATGACTCGGACGTGGTCACCCTCACTTCTGAGAACCCGGAGAGGACGCGCAAGTGCGAGTACCAGCTGAAACTGCTCGAAATCGAGGCGGAGTCGATGGGCATTCCTGAGATGGACTACCGCAGCACTGTCACACTCAACTCCGCCGAGTTCGCGAAGATTGTGCGCGACATGCAGGTCTTCGGCGACACTGTCACCATCGCCATCAGCAAGGAGGGCGTGAAGTTCAGCTCGTCGGGCGATGTTGGGCAGGGCTACACATTCCTTCAGGCCGCCGGCGTGTCGGATCGCAGCGCCAAGTCGGAGGTGAAATCAGAGGTGAAGGCGGAGGCCCGGGACGAGGACGAGCACGAGCCCATCTCTCGCAGGTACAAcaaggcggagggcggcaacggcgccatCGGGGTCGAGGTGGCGATGGAGGAGCCCATCACGCTCTCTTTTGCGCTCCGCTTCATGGGCATCTTTGCCAAGGGCTCGACGCTCAGCGAGCGCGTCACGCTCAAGTTTGCCAAGGACAGTCCTTGCATGGTGGAGTACGGCATCGACAACGTCGGTTACCTTCGTTATTACCTGGCACCCAAGGTGGACGATGCGGAGTGA
- a CDS encoding putative phosphomevalonate kinase protein, whose amino-acid sequence MEASAPGKVLILGSYLIVESCTPANVGVSIGVNARFTTRIVKAESTTAGASGKTTMHMNSPQFRQSFCFVADTSAPGIVAVKQTEGSGSPFIFNAVLYSVAAAQSLGSSTDGEIWVELLADNNFYSQRNYLESQGKDVNVANLRALPPHLPLVGAVSKTGLGSSAAMTTSIVACLCHHFNADGCSHEYVHRIAQIAHSVTQGKIGSGFDVYTAVYGTCAYRRFPASRVSMMMDSAQPPSSVEVETLRRCVDMKEVWVPPEPFRLPPGVKLVLGDVHQGGSSTPGMVAKIVAWRRSVADTPDNLWEQLRRNNEAYIAALRRMIDEAAAKPDAYAASMAALQQVPSLPLFKADGESMQCIVEASRCAARSRALLRDMGLAAEVKVEPVELTDLLDDTATLPGVFAVGCPGAGGYDAVFALVLGDECAAAVEVFWEHYTKMNVCPLLVREDPSGLLVQPPP is encoded by the coding sequence ATGGAGGCGTCAGCACCCGGCAAGGTTCTCATCCTTGGTAGCTACCTTATTGTGGAGTCGTGCACCCCGGCCAATGTCGGCGTCTCGATCGGCGTGAACGCGCGCTTCACGACGCGCATCGTCAAGGCGGAGTCCACAACGGCCGGCGCTTCGGGGAAAACGACGATGCACATGAATTCGCCGCAGTTCCGTCAGTCATTCTGCTTCGTCGCCGATACGTCAGCGCCCGGCATCGTCGCGGTGAAGCAGACGGAGGGGTCGGGGAGCCCGTTTATCTTCAACGCTGTCCTGTACTCCGTGGCAGCCGCCCAGTCgctgggcagcagcaccgatgGCGAGATTTGGGTGGAGCTCCTGGCTGACAACAACTTTTACAGTCAACGCAACTATTTAGAGAGTCAAGGGAAGGACGTGAACGTGGCCAACCTGCGCGCCCTGCCACCCCACCTGCCGCTGGTCGGTGCTGTCTCCAAGACCGGCTTGGGGTCGTCTGCGGCCATGACGACCAGCATCGTGGCGTGCCTGTGCCACCACTTCAACGCGGACGGGTGCTCACACGAGTACGTCCACCGTATCGCCCAGATTGCTCACAGTGTCACACAGGGCAAGATCGGTAGCGGCTTCGACGTGTACACCGCCGTCTACGGCACGTGCGCCTACCGCCGCTTTCCTGCGAGCCGCGTATCGATGATGATGGACAGTGCTCAGCCGCCGAGCTCGGTGGAGGTAGAGACACTGAGGCGGTGTGTGGACATGAAAGAGGTGTGGGTGCCGCCCGAGCCGTTCCGCCTACCGCCTGGTGTGAAGCTGGTCCTCGGAGACGTGCACCAAGGTGGCTCCAGCACTCCTGGCATGGTCGCAAAGATCGTGGCGTGGCGCAGATCTGTCGCTGACACCCCAGACAACCTTtgggagcagctgcgtcgcaACAACGAGGCGTACATCGCCGCTCTGCGTCGCATGAtcgacgaggcggcagcgaagcCGGACGCCTACGCGGCTTCTATGGCAGCGCTCCAGCAggtgccctcgctgccgctgttcaAGGCAGACGGCGAGTCGATGCAGTGCATCGTCGAGGCGTCCCGCTGCGCAGCCCGTAGCCGTGCCCTACTGCGGGACATGGGCTTGGCCGCGGAGGTGAAGGTGGAGCCTGTAGAGCTGACCGATCTCTTGGACGACACGGCGACTCTGCCGGGTGTGTTCGCGGTTGGATGCCCTGGCGCCGGCGGATACGACGCCGTGTTCGCCCTCGTGCTCGGCGACgaatgcgccgctgctgtggaggTCTTTTGGGAGCATTACACTAAAATGAACGTCTGCCCGCTCCTGGTGCGTGAAGACCCGAGCGGCCTGCTCGTGCAGCCCCCACCGTGA